tttctatttaaaagtctttttttcaaaataaatctatttttaaaattataataattaattcacatcgaatctttagacacatgcataaagcattaaatatatataaataaaaaactaattacacagttaggggggaaattgcgagacgaatcttttgagtctaattagtccatgattagccataaatgctacagtaacccatatgtgctaatgacagattaattaggctcaaaagatttgtctcacggtttccagacgagttatgaaattagttttttcattcatatccAAAAAACCtttccgatatccggtcaaacatccgatgtgacacctaatttttttttcgcgaactaaacaggcccttattgGCATATGAGCTCCACTTACCCTTGGCCTTATATCAAGGGGGCAGTCATGAGTCATTTGCAGAATATGTTGCTAGCTGATACATCGTGGATACTTACATGTGGGAGTTTCCGTTCCTTTCCAATATAAGGAGTGGATAAAGTTTTGGATATTCCTggtacgctttttaaactgctaaacggtgtgtttcgtgcaaaaactttttatataaaagttgttataaaatattagattaatctatttttcaagtttgtaataattaaaactcaattaatcacacgttattatcaTCTCATTTTAcatgaaacacttaatttttatcttcatctttattttCAGGATATTCAAATACCACCTAAGAGTAACTGTTGTTTGTAAATGGTCTGTTCTTTCAACCATAGTGGGAGCAATTAAAGTGTTTGATttgtaagggggtgtttgggagagaggtctctcccaaacaccccctaagaaGATCTGCTGATTGCAGTGATGCTGGTGTGAATTGATGACCTCTGGGATATTCCACGTGTTGATTTCCTTTGGTTGGCAGGTGAACATGACAAGTGTCCAACTGTCCATCTCTCTGTTCCTGAAACCCTGGATGATCTGCAGATATTTTACTGATCATTGATCAGGAGTTCATACACTTGTCCCGATCCTATTTGCTTACCTTGCTAAACGTCTAATCCAAATTGGCGCGCGAAATGAAGAGCAGTAATTCAGACGGAATTGCCATGCCATACGGATCGGATACGGTTCCATTTCCTTCTAACGTACTTCCAAGTAATCCTCTCATCTCAACTCAGCAGGTTTGGATGTTTGATTCTACATTATCAAAGTGTCTGATCCGATCACCACATGATCTAGTGGTTAAACGAAAATAGATTGCTAAGTTCTTCAGCTTCCAGAGCAGTAGAAAATAGGAATGTAGTGAAGATACATGCAcggatcgtcgtcgtcgtcgtcagtgGATGGACCGAtcgacggtggcggcgtcgtcAGCTCCTGTAGCTGCCGGCGAAGTAGGCGAGGCAGCCGACGAGGGCGGCGTTGGTGTACGTCGTCGGCTCCGACCGGTCGTAGTCGCCGCGCTCGTCAGGGAACGCGTCGTGCTGGTCCGgcccgccgacgacggcgccggtgtGGACGTTGGGGTTGGCGCCGCCGGCGTTGAAGTAGCCGCTGAACCCTTCCTGGCAGCCGATGTGCGCCGGGTACGCCGCCACCGACGGCATCGACGCCCCCCTGTGGTGTATCCTCTGCGGGAACCGCGCGCCGTAGCCCACCATGTACGACATCCCCTGCGGGTTCGCGCCCAGGATGTAGTCCACCTGAGGAAAGGATGACGACGACCAGAACAAGCTCAGTATGTCGTCGAGTCTACGAGAATCGGTAGCCAAGCgtcttttattctgttttaGATATTGTAATATCTATATAATTACTGGCTAGAATCTACGCGATTTGTGTTAACTTGTAGTTCAGGTCTTCAGGTGATCGTTTTTTCAAGGAGTTTGGGAGTTGTCCCACCACTCGATTTTGTTTAACGCTAAACTCATTGTTGTGTGCCTGCTAGCAGAGACCGAAATGTAATTAACtatttctattattaaaaaaaatatgttgacGAGTCCttagaggaagacgacgacgacgtggtgcTGGATACAAATCATCTGCAATACTGCTGATGCAAGTAGcagtgactgacatgtgggtccggaCCCACATATAGTATCTGCTACTGCATCAACAGTACTGCTGACAATCCCCAGTGGTGGTGCTGGTACAGACATACCTGTTTCCTGGCGAGAGCTCGGAGGGTCTTGGCGGTGACAGGGAGGCTCTGGCAGGAGAAGGTGTGGTTGGAGACGGCCATGTACTTGGCGAACGTGGTGAGGAGGAAGCTGGCCGAGGTGACGTACTGCAGGTTGGCGTGACCGGACTTGTACATCATCCCGCCGGGCGTGTACtgcgtcgtcgacgacggcgaccccgGCAGGATCCTACAGATGAAGTCCTCCGCCAGCCGCCGGAACGCGTCCAGCCTCCGATCGCCATTCACCAGCGCCCTCTGCTCGTGCCCATGCACGGACGGACGAACAATGTCAAATTTGGGAGTCAGATGTGGCTGAGTTCTTATCTCTACTTTTCCAACCCACTTTCCTCATTTTTCACTCAGTTAAACAGtgcattttttataaaaaatttctatatagaagttattttcaaaaatcatattaatctatttttcaaatagaTACATTAAACGctgcttcgttttgcgtgctagGGAGCGACGGTTCCCAACCCTCACTACCGAACACAGCCATAATGGAGGTGGTGATCGGTGAGAGCTCGCTGCGCGCCTTACCCGCGACAGGAGGACGCGCGCTCCGGCGAGCTTGTTGTCCCAGCTGAACATGTCGACGCCGTCGTTGGCGCCGAGGGAGGCGAGGTAGTCGAGGTAGGAGGCGTTCCTCGTCGCCCAGAGAAGCCACGCGGACCCCCACAGGAGCTCGTCCTGGTAGCCGGAGTAGGAGGCGTAGTaggcgcccacgtcgccgccaacGTGGTCGCTGTACTTCCCCTGGTGCCGCACGGCGAACGCCATGacgtccctcgccgccgcgagcAGCCTCCGGGAGTACCCCGGGTCGGCGGCCCTGAGCGccagcgacgcggcggcgagcgccgccgcggtcTCGGCGGCCACGTCCGACCCGGGGCTCGACGCCGACACCGAGTACACGGCCCGCGGCGTGTCCATGTCCTCCGGCCGCTCCCAGCACCGGTGGTCGGCGTCGgggtcgccgacgccgacgtagagCACACCcggggtcgccgtcgccgccctgaGGAGGTAGTCCGCCGCCCACCGCACCGCGTCGCGCGCGTCGCGGAGTACGCGCCCCCGCATCCGCCCGCCGTACTCCACGACGCCCCACGACAGCATCGTCGTCGTGAACGCCATCGGGAACCCGAACTTGacgttgtcgccgccgtcgtagtAGCCGCCGGTGAGGTCAACCTGCCACAAAGTCAAAACCACAGGTCAACACGTTGACTAAAAGGTCAACACACGGGAGGGAGCAGATGCCATGAAGAACCGTACGTTCGCCGCCGAACCGTCGGAGAGGCCGGAGTTGGACCTCCACTTGACGGCCTGGTCCGGCGGAAGGCGGCCGGACCTCTGCCCTTGGAAGAAGAGAAtcgacttggcgagcgcgtcggCGTAATCAGggtgtccggcggcggcggcggcgacgacgacatggcCGGAGAATgacaagacggcggcggcgacaagcaCGAGAG
This window of the Oryza sativa Japonica Group chromosome 4, ASM3414082v1 genome carries:
- the LOC4335944 gene encoding endoglucanase 11, with translation MMVSCSRMMIMSPSSSSSSWRALVLVAAAVLSFSGHVVVAAAAAGHPDYADALAKSILFFQGQRSGRLPPDQAVKWRSNSGLSDGSAANVDLTGGYYDGGDNVKFGFPMAFTTTMLSWGVVEYGGRMRGRVLRDARDAVRWAADYLLRAATATPGVLYVGVGDPDADHRCWERPEDMDTPRAVYSVSASSPGSDVAAETAAALAAASLALRAADPGYSRRLLAAARDVMAFAVRHQGKYSDHVGGDVGAYYASYSGYQDELLWGSAWLLWATRNASYLDYLASLGANDGVDMFSWDNKLAGARVLLSRRALVNGDRRLDAFRRLAEDFICRILPGSPSSTTQYTPGGMMYKSGHANLQYVTSASFLLTTFAKYMAVSNHTFSCQSLPVTAKTLRALARKQVDYILGANPQGMSYMVGYGARFPQRIHHRGASMPSVAAYPAHIGCQEGFSGYFNAGGANPNVHTGAVVGGPDQHDAFPDERGDYDRSEPTTYTNAALVGCLAYFAGSYRS